A genomic region of Melopsittacus undulatus isolate bMelUnd1 chromosome 5, bMelUnd1.mat.Z, whole genome shotgun sequence contains the following coding sequences:
- the BCL2L13 gene encoding bcl-2-like protein 13, with protein MASSTAVPVGFHYETKYVVLSYLGLLSQEKPQEHPPPSTQGTQQQLIAQHALEKEALEKIKIEIEEELKHLDEEILEAFTTTGFDCHTSPVFSPANPESSIEDCLAHLGEKVSQDLKEHLHKALQSLLSKPVTYQEYRQLTEETAAHASGWNKVLVPLVLLQQFLMELTRRGQEPLSALVNFGVTYLEDYSADYIIQQGGWGTVFTLESEEEEYPGLIAEDSNDIYILTSDNSGQVSPPESPTVTTSWQSESLPVSLSASQSWHTESLPVSLGPESWQQVAMDPEEVKSLDSNGGGEERSENNSSNSDIVHVEKEEIPEGIEEAVVAAGAAQTVQAVFPEPPAPSQEVKPPAEIAAAQKAHPSALLRAKQEEKGKAAEELVEPETPVLSKPVPKLTPSEEKAAPEPEKILLPGEKKVGKEGQLEEMEEKPSAAEKPILLPEGKSILLYGGAAAVAILAVAVGVALALRKK; from the exons GGACTCAACAGCAGCTTATTGCACAACATGCTTTGGAGAAAGAGGCTTTGGAGAAGATTAAGATAGAAATTGAGGAGGAGCTAAAACATCTTGATGAAGAAATCTTAGAAG cttTTACCACTACAGGATTTGACTGCCACACTTCCCCAGTGTTCAGTCCTGCCAACCCAGAGAGCTCAATAGAAGACTGCCTGGCTCATTTGGGAGAGAAAGTGTCCCAGGACCTTAAAGAACACCTGCACAAAGCACTACAGAGCTTGCTTAGCAA GCCAGTGACATATCAAGAATATCGACAGCTCACAGAAGAGACAGCTGCCCATGCCAGTGGATGGAATAAG GTCTTGGTACCCCTGGTTCTGCTACAACAATTTCTGATGGAGTTAACCAGACGGGGCCAGGAGCCACTGAGTGCACTTGTGAACTTTGGGGTGACATATCTAGAAGACTATTCAGCAGATTATATCATTCAACAAGGAGGATGG GGGACGGTCTTTACTTTGGAATCTGAAGAGGAAGAGTACCCTGGGCTTATTGCAGAGGACAGCAATGACATCTACATCCTGACCAGTGACAACTCGGGACAGGTGAGCCCCCCAGAGTCCCCCACGGTGACCACGTCGTGGCAGTCAGAGAGCCTGCCCGTGTCCCTGTCAGCGAGCCAGAGCTGGCACACAGAGAGCCTGCCGGTCTCCCTGGGACCTGAGTCCTGGCAGCAAGTGGCCATGGATCCTGAAGAAGTCAAAAGCCTGGACAGCAATGGTGGGGGtgaagagaggagtgagaacaACTCTTCCAACTCAGACATCGTTCatgtggagaaggaagagaTTCCGGAGGGGATTGAGGAGGCAGTGGTGGCAGCTGGTGCTGCACAGACAGTGCAGGCAGTGTTTCCAGAACCCCCTGCTCCTTCACAGGAGGTAAAACCTCCAGCTGAAATTGCTGCTGCTCAAAAAGCACATCCCTCCGCACTGCTGCGTgcaaaacaggaggaaaagggaaaagcgGCTGAAGAGCTTGTTGAACCTGAAACCCCCGTACTAAGTAAACCTGTCCCAAAGTTAACCCCatcagaagaaaaggctgcaccAGAACCTGAGAAAATACTgcttccaggggaaaaaaaagtagggaAAGAGGGCCAATtggaagaaatggaagagaagCCCTCCGCTGCAGAGAAGCCTATCCTACTGCCGGAAGGGAAATCTATACTGCTGTATGGTGGGGCTGCTGCGGTGGCCATACTAGCTGTAGCAGTTGGAGTAGCGCTGGCGCTTAGGAAAAAGTAA
- the BID gene encoding BH3-interacting domain death agonist: MEQINGSVQMEHALLYTFLEVSPDCKFREQLHSLQNEWFQCQCDYSDDDAELQTDGNQSGQMRNGEPAFDPRVHDEVIRLIAAQLAEAGDKFDKEIKARVVNDLVQHFLNENLSREEITRHMSEAVEGLARAIPSDMEQEKAMLVLAMVLTKKIANTAPSLLHRVFNTTVNYISQQFHNYIARMMRE; this comes from the exons ATGGAACAG ATCAATGGATCTGTCCAGATGGAGCATGCACTGCTGTACACCTTCCTGGAGGTATCCCCTGACTGTAAGTTCAGGGAGCAACTGCATTCCCTGCAAAATGAGTGGTTTCAATGCCAATGTGACTACTCCGATGATGATGCAGAACTTCAGACTGATGGCAATCAGAGCGGGCAAATGCGGAACGGTGAGCCAG CGTTTGACCCTCGGGTACATGACGAAGTTATCCGGCTCATTGCTGCTCAGCTTGCTGAGGCTGGAGACAAGTTTGataaagaaatcaaagcaagaGTAGTAAATGATCTAGTGCAGCACTTTCTGAACGAGAATCTCTCTAGAGAG GAGATAACCCGGCACATGTCCGAGGCAGTGGAAGGACTTGCACGAGCCATCCCCTCAGATATGGAGCAGGAGAAAGCCATGTTGGTGCTAGCAATGGTCTTAACTAAAAAAATTGCCAATACAGCGCCCTCCCTTCTGCATCGTGTCTTCAACACCACTGTGAACTACATCAGCCAGCAGTTTCACAACTACATTGCCAGAATG ATGCGTGAGTGA